The Clostridium septicum genome contains a region encoding:
- a CDS encoding sigma-70 family RNA polymerase sigma factor, with protein MRELLRKAKLGDKRAKELIIIACKPLIIKSYMSINIKNFEKEDIEQICVMVVLNVIEKIDLEKERLFFAYLKRSINNKLIDLKKRCDKNIIYIDNKELSENRMLKVETLEEEVLKREVINRLKNIVLSFSKDERILFEMVYINGEKLTSYADFMGINYSDAYKMKVKIRKSISSYYMER; from the coding sequence ATGAGAGAGTTATTAAGAAAAGCCAAACTTGGTGATAAAAGAGCTAAAGAATTAATTATAATTGCTTGCAAGCCCCTTATTATAAAAAGTTATATGTCAATTAATATAAAAAACTTTGAAAAAGAAGATATAGAGCAAATATGTGTAATGGTTGTTTTAAATGTTATAGAAAAGATAGATTTAGAAAAGGAAAGGCTATTTTTTGCATATTTAAAAAGATCTATAAACAATAAGCTTATAGATTTAAAAAAGAGATGTGATAAAAACATAATTTATATTGATAATAAAGAATTATCAGAGAATAGAATGTTAAAAGTGGAAACTCTAGAAGAAGAAGTTTTGAAAAGAGAGGTTATTAACAGATTAAAAAATATAGTTTTAAGTTTTTCAAAGGATGAGAGAATATTATTTGAAATGGTTTATATAAATGGTGAAAAACTTACTAGCTATGCCGATTTTATGGGAATAAACTATTCAGATGCTTATAAAATGAAAGTGAAAATTAGAAAGAGTATAAGCAGTTATTATATGGAAAGATAA
- a CDS encoding Cof-type HAD-IIB family hydrolase, with protein MSNYKLICIDMDGTLLDDNHKVSNENKLALKAATEKGVKVAITTGRIFCSAKYYSDLIGVDAPVIASNGAYVREKNSDKPIFENPLPAKILHEVYSIIRKYGLHVNLNTSDTVLRETEVPKDHAYAIMNKNLPDDQKIKFIISEDLTKYIDDFNGQILKAITIEEENIDALFKAKEELKEKFKDELHIVSSSPKNFEVMLGTSSKGNAVKKLAENFGLSPENVICIGDSENDLSMLRYAGLGVAMGNGLDIVKEEADFITDTNLNSGVAKVIEKFVL; from the coding sequence ATGAGTAACTATAAATTAATATGTATTGATATGGATGGAACATTACTTGATGATAACCATAAAGTAAGTAATGAAAATAAATTAGCACTTAAAGCCGCTACTGAAAAAGGGGTTAAAGTTGCAATTACTACTGGAAGAATTTTTTGTTCTGCTAAGTATTACTCTGATTTAATTGGAGTGGATGCACCTGTTATAGCGTCTAATGGAGCTTATGTTCGTGAAAAAAATTCTGACAAACCTATTTTTGAAAACCCACTTCCTGCAAAAATATTGCATGAGGTTTATTCTATAATTAGAAAATATGGACTTCATGTTAATTTAAATACTTCTGATACAGTTTTAAGAGAAACAGAAGTCCCTAAAGATCATGCTTATGCTATTATGAATAAAAATTTACCTGATGATCAAAAAATAAAGTTTATCATATCTGAAGATTTAACTAAATATATAGATGATTTTAACGGACAAATTTTAAAAGCTATTACTATTGAAGAAGAAAATATAGATGCTCTTTTTAAAGCTAAAGAAGAGTTAAAGGAAAAATTTAAAGATGAACTACATATAGTTAGTTCAAGCCCAAAAAATTTCGAAGTAATGCTTGGAACATCTTCAAAAGGAAATGCAGTAAAAAAATTAGCTGAAAACTTTGGTTTATCTCCTGAAAATGTGATTTGCATTGGTGATTCTGAAAATGATTTGTCTATGCTAAGATATGCAGGTCTTGGAGTTGCAATGGGCAATGGACTTGATATTGTAAAAGAAGAAGCTGATTTTATAACTGATACTAATCTAAATAGTGGTGTTGCTAAAGTAATTGAAAAATTCGTTCTTTAG
- a CDS encoding YveK family protein, with protein MEEQTIRVQDLFDALKKRWRLIVIITLVSVILASILSFFIIKPQYEASTKIFIGKEDTESQGYNQNDVLMYQKLMKTYSEAIKTKDLVSKALDKGNIKLDESKVLKNLTVVPVADTQILQIKFRSKNREEAKNVIKVVTDQFIATSKELVPNGNIKIIEQVSLPEKPVSPNKKMNIAIAFLLGIMIGTGLCLLLEFMDNTFKTKEQLERELDIPVIGVIPKVENE; from the coding sequence TTGGAAGAACAAACGATAAGGGTTCAGGATTTATTTGATGCTTTAAAGAAGAGGTGGAGGTTAATTGTAATAATTACTTTGGTATCTGTTATTCTTGCATCAATACTAAGCTTTTTTATAATAAAACCACAATATGAAGCAAGCACTAAGATATTTATAGGGAAAGAAGATACAGAGAGTCAAGGTTATAATCAAAATGATGTACTTATGTACCAAAAACTTATGAAGACATACTCAGAAGCTATAAAAACTAAGGATCTTGTATCAAAAGCATTAGATAAAGGAAATATAAAGTTAGATGAGAGTAAAGTTTTAAAAAATTTAACTGTAGTTCCTGTTGCTGATACACAAATACTTCAAATAAAATTTAGAAGTAAAAATAGAGAAGAGGCAAAAAATGTTATAAAGGTAGTAACAGATCAATTTATAGCTACATCTAAGGAGTTAGTACCAAACGGAAACATAAAGATAATAGAACAAGTTTCTTTACCAGAAAAACCAGTAAGTCCAAATAAAAAGATGAATATAGCAATAGCATTCTTATTAGGCATTATGATAGGAACAGGCTTATGTTTATTGCTTGAATTTATGGATAATACTTTTAAAACTAAAGAGCAACTTGAAAGAGAGTTAGATATACCAGTAATAGGTGTAATACCGAAAGTGGAAAATGAGTAA
- a CDS encoding CpsD/CapB family tyrosine-protein kinase, with amino-acid sequence MLIVEKQPKSIAAENYRTLRTNIQYSSFDKDFRVIVVTSSEPGEGKSTTSGNLALSLAQGDKKVILIDCDLRKPSIHKKFKISNTVGLSDVLIGKEDIMSITKKRGNNLRILTSGKIPPNPSEMLASKVMGKLLEELKERFDYIILDTPPVQAVTDSQILSTRADGTILVVKAEQTKRDSVSNAINLLKKVNANIIGTVLNGVDNKQNQYYYYGES; translated from the coding sequence ATGTTAATAGTAGAAAAACAGCCTAAATCTATAGCAGCAGAAAACTATAGAACATTAAGAACAAATATACAATATTCTTCTTTTGATAAGGACTTTAGGGTTATAGTAGTAACAAGTTCTGAACCAGGAGAGGGAAAGTCAACTACATCAGGGAATCTTGCGTTATCACTAGCACAAGGCGATAAAAAAGTAATACTAATAGATTGCGATTTAAGAAAGCCCTCTATACATAAAAAGTTTAAAATATCAAATACGGTAGGATTATCAGATGTTTTAATAGGAAAAGAAGACATAATGTCAATAACAAAAAAACGTGGAAATAATTTAAGAATACTAACTTCAGGAAAAATACCACCTAATCCATCAGAAATGTTAGCTTCAAAAGTAATGGGGAAACTTTTAGAAGAATTAAAAGAAAGATTCGATTATATAATCCTGGATACTCCGCCAGTTCAAGCAGTTACAGACTCACAAATACTATCAACAAGAGCTGATGGTACTATACTTGTAGTTAAAGCAGAACAAACAAAAAGGGATTCAGTAAGTAATGCAATAAATCTACTAAAAAAAGTTAATGCCAATATAATAGGAACTGTATTAAATGGAGTAGATAATAAACAAAATCAATACTATTATTACGGTGAAAGTTAA
- a CDS encoding DUF1659 domain-containing protein, whose amino-acid sequence MAVTKNLIKNTLKVGYEIGDKKKNQSFKNISSEASDENLVKLSDELDKIIEHSITSIKKEQVFEILKG is encoded by the coding sequence ATGGCAGTTACAAAAAACTTAATAAAGAATACATTAAAAGTTGGTTATGAAATTGGTGACAAAAAAAAGAATCAAAGCTTCAAGAACATTTCATCTGAAGCTAGTGATGAAAACTTAGTTAAGCTAAGTGATGAATTAGACAAAATAATAGAACATTCAATAACTAGCATTAAAAAAGAGCAAGTTTTTGAAATTTTAAAAGGTTAA
- a CDS encoding DUF2922 domain-containing protein, which produces MATTVVMGFKDPVDRTVRLSVRDVKSDVNDTEINALMDKIIETKTIETEAGALASKVKAEIVVREVTEVSMS; this is translated from the coding sequence ATGGCAACAACAGTTGTAATGGGATTTAAAGATCCAGTGGATAGAACAGTTAGATTATCTGTAAGAGATGTAAAATCAGATGTAAATGATACTGAAATTAATGCATTAATGGATAAGATTATAGAAACAAAAACTATAGAAACAGAGGCTGGAGCTTTAGCAAGTAAGGTAAAAGCTGAAATAGTAGTTAGAGAAGTTACTGAAGTTAGTATGTCTTAA
- a CDS encoding sigma-70 family RNA polymerase sigma factor produces the protein MCFCELLSTAQKGNTSSVEEIINLFYPLVLKEAKKVYLKSYTFEDLIQLGVLNVIKAIYMFDINKNINSFSSYVFWSVKNGFGYLCRKEVRYNEICSLDFNSTEDLSLIDFLPAANNIENEVVEKSDILELNLALSKLNKEELELITFIYLGKDKRTLTSYCKEMKKDYYYATRIKKQSLDKLRNFLSFNIKIF, from the coding sequence ATGTGTTTTTGTGAATTGCTTTCTACTGCTCAAAAAGGAAATACTTCTTCAGTAGAAGAAATAATAAATTTATTTTATCCATTAGTATTAAAGGAAGCTAAAAAAGTTTATTTAAAAAGCTATACTTTTGAAGATCTTATACAACTTGGTGTACTTAATGTAATTAAAGCAATATATATGTTTGATATTAATAAAAATATCAATAGTTTTTCTTCTTATGTATTTTGGAGTGTAAAAAATGGGTTTGGATATCTTTGTAGAAAAGAAGTTAGATATAATGAAATATGCAGTTTAGATTTTAATTCCACTGAAGATTTAAGCCTTATTGACTTTCTTCCAGCTGCAAATAATATTGAAAATGAAGTTGTTGAAAAATCAGATATATTAGAATTAAATCTTGCTTTATCTAAACTTAATAAAGAAGAATTAGAGTTAATAACATTTATCTATTTAGGAAAGGATAAAAGAACCTTAACAAGTTATTGCAAGGAAATGAAAAAAGATTATTATTATGCTACCCGTATAAAAAAGCAAAGTTTGGATAAACTAAGAAACTTCTTATCTTTTAATATAAAAATTTTTTAA